The following proteins are encoded in a genomic region of Sesamum indicum cultivar Zhongzhi No. 13 linkage group LG8, S_indicum_v1.0, whole genome shotgun sequence:
- the LOC105167525 gene encoding probable tRNA (guanine(26)-N(2))-dimethyltransferase 1 isoform X2: MGRANEKIGEEEKHRKADPVAPPSDVSGFTITTEGEAEILMHPGNEVFYNKSQVNNRDMSIAVLRTFISKRKQEHEAMLSRKKTNGPQVADEPAVKQQADVDSARPNGKLNGECEDSDEIFQDEPCSISDDKQEGKGPGELKPPRVLEALSASGLRSIRYAREVDGIGQVVALDNNKACVEACRRNIKFNGSMACSKVESQLADARVYMLTHPKEFDVVDLDPYGTPSTFLDSAVQSVVDGGILMCTATDMAVLCGANGEVCYSKYGAYPLRGKYCHEMALRIVLACIESHANRYRRYIVPVLSVQMDFYVRVFVRIYTSASAMKNTPLKLSYVYQCTGCDSFHLQPLGRTVSKNKSIRYLPGFGPVVAQECSYCGKKYNMGGPIWSAPIHDMDWVTSILEDVKSMRDRYPAFSRIFAVLTTISEELPDVPLFLSLHNLCATLKCTSPSAVIFRSAVINAGYRISGTHINPLGLKTDAPMDVIWDIMRCWANFARAVASLSKAQAKKVARYLPNPERHWGPKVRAGRRITSKHASLVGPEAVKVVKDHEEGDEPPSKRSKTEEGDPSACI; this comes from the exons ATGGGCCGTGCCAATGAGAAGATTGGGGAGGAAGAGAAGCACCGGAAGGCCGACCCTGTAGCGCCGCCGTCTGATGTCAGTGGTTTCACCATCACCACAGAAGGGGAAGCTGAGATTTTAATGCACCCCGGGAATGAAGTCTTTTATAACAAAAGCCAG GTTAATAACAGAGACATGTCTATTGCTGTTTTGAGGACATTTATATCGAAGCGCAAACAGGAGCATGAAGCAATGCTGTCcaggaaaaaaacaaatggacCCCAGGTTGCAGATGAGCCTGCTGTTAAGCAACAAGCTGATGTAGATTCAGCAAGGCCTAATGGAAAATTGAATGGGGAATGTGAAGATTCTGATGAGATATTTCAAGATGAACCCTGCAGCATCTCTGATGACAAACAAGAAGGGAAAGGCCCAGGAGAACTGAAGCCACCACGAGTTCTTGAG GCATTGTCGGCTTCCGGACTTAGATCCATAAGATATGCACGCGAAGTAGATGGAATTGGTCAAGTTGTGGCCCTGGACAATAATAAAG CCTGCGTCGAAGCTTGCAGGagaaacattaaatttaatggttCAATGGCATGTTCAAAGGTGGAGTCTCAACTTGCTGATGCTAGAGTTTACATGCTTACTCAcccaaaagaatttgatgTG GTTGATCTTGACCCGTACGGTACACCATCTACTTTCCTGGACTCTGCTGTTCAGTCAGTTGTTGATGGGGGCATATTGATGTGCACAGCAACTGATATGGCAGTGCTCTGTGGGGCTAATGGTGAGGTCTGCTATTCCAA ATATGGGGCTTATCCATTGAGAGGCAAATATTGTCACGAGATGGCTTTGAGAATCGTTCTTGCATGTATTGAG agcCATGCAAATCGATACAGGCGATACATTGTCCCGGTGCTCTCTGTTCAGATGGATTTCTATGTACGAGTTTTTGTCCGAATATACAC TTCTGCTAGTGCAATGAAGAACACTCCTTTAAAGCTCTCGTACGTTTATCAGTGCACTGGTTGTGATTCTTTTCATCTTCAGCCACTTGGAAGGACCGTGTCCAAG AACAAAAGTATAAGATACCTTCCTGGATTTGGTCCTGTTGTTGCCCAAGAATGCAGCTACtgtggaaagaaatacaacatGGGGGGGCCCATATGGTCCGCCCCAATCCATGACATGGATTGGGTGACTTCCATTCTTGAAGATGTCAAGTCTATGAGGGATCGGTATCCTGCTTTCAGTCGGATCTTTGCTGTACTGACTACAATTTCGGAG GAATTACCTGATGTTCCTCTATTTTTGAGTTTGCACAATCTCTGTGCAACACTAAAATGCACATCCCCATCTGCTGTGATATTCCGTTCTGCTGTGATTAATGCGGGGTATCGCATATCAGGAACACACATTAACCCTCTGGGCTTGAAAACCGATGCTCCTATGGATGTGATTTGGGATATCATGCGCTGTTGG GCTAATTTTGCACGAGCTGTTGCTTCCCTTAGCAAGGCACAGGCCAAAAAGGTTGCAAGATATCTTCCAAATCCCGAGAGACACTGGGGGCCTAAGGTGAGGGCAGGTCGTCGAATTACCAGCAAGCACGCCTCACTTGTTGGCCCAGAGGCAGTTAAAGTAGTGAAGGACCATGAAGAAGGCGATGAGCCCCCAAGCAAGCGTAGCAAGACAGAGGAAGGAGATCCTTCTGCTTGTATATGA
- the LOC105167525 gene encoding probable tRNA (guanine(26)-N(2))-dimethyltransferase 2 isoform X1, translating to MGRANEKIGEEEKHRKADPVAPPSDVSGFTITTEGEAEILMHPGNEVFYNKSQVNNRDMSIAVLRTFISKRKQEHEAMLSRKKTNGPQVADEPAVKQQADVDSARPNGKLNGECEDSDEIFQDEPCSISDDKQEGKGPGELKPPRVLEALSASGLRSIRYAREVDGIGQVVALDNNKACVEACRRNIKFNGSMACSKVESQLADARVYMLTHPKEFDVVDLDPYGTPSTFLDSAVQSVVDGGILMCTATDMAVLCGANGEVCYSKYGAYPLRGKYCHEMALRIVLACIESHANRYRRYIVPVLSVQMDFYVRVFVRIYTSASAMKNTPLKLSYVYQCTGCDSFHLQPLGRTVSKNKSIRYLPGFGPVVAQECSYCGKKYNMGGPIWSAPIHDMDWVTSILEDVKSMRDRYPAFSRIFAVLTTISEELPDVPLFLSLHNLCATLKCTSPSAVIFRSAVINAGYRISGTHINPLGLKTDAPMDVIWDIMRCWVKNHPVKAQPPDQAGSVILAKEPILQANFARAVASLSKAQAKKVARYLPNPERHWGPKVRAGRRITSKHASLVGPEAVKVVKDHEEGDEPPSKRSKTEEGDPSACI from the exons ATGGGCCGTGCCAATGAGAAGATTGGGGAGGAAGAGAAGCACCGGAAGGCCGACCCTGTAGCGCCGCCGTCTGATGTCAGTGGTTTCACCATCACCACAGAAGGGGAAGCTGAGATTTTAATGCACCCCGGGAATGAAGTCTTTTATAACAAAAGCCAG GTTAATAACAGAGACATGTCTATTGCTGTTTTGAGGACATTTATATCGAAGCGCAAACAGGAGCATGAAGCAATGCTGTCcaggaaaaaaacaaatggacCCCAGGTTGCAGATGAGCCTGCTGTTAAGCAACAAGCTGATGTAGATTCAGCAAGGCCTAATGGAAAATTGAATGGGGAATGTGAAGATTCTGATGAGATATTTCAAGATGAACCCTGCAGCATCTCTGATGACAAACAAGAAGGGAAAGGCCCAGGAGAACTGAAGCCACCACGAGTTCTTGAG GCATTGTCGGCTTCCGGACTTAGATCCATAAGATATGCACGCGAAGTAGATGGAATTGGTCAAGTTGTGGCCCTGGACAATAATAAAG CCTGCGTCGAAGCTTGCAGGagaaacattaaatttaatggttCAATGGCATGTTCAAAGGTGGAGTCTCAACTTGCTGATGCTAGAGTTTACATGCTTACTCAcccaaaagaatttgatgTG GTTGATCTTGACCCGTACGGTACACCATCTACTTTCCTGGACTCTGCTGTTCAGTCAGTTGTTGATGGGGGCATATTGATGTGCACAGCAACTGATATGGCAGTGCTCTGTGGGGCTAATGGTGAGGTCTGCTATTCCAA ATATGGGGCTTATCCATTGAGAGGCAAATATTGTCACGAGATGGCTTTGAGAATCGTTCTTGCATGTATTGAG agcCATGCAAATCGATACAGGCGATACATTGTCCCGGTGCTCTCTGTTCAGATGGATTTCTATGTACGAGTTTTTGTCCGAATATACAC TTCTGCTAGTGCAATGAAGAACACTCCTTTAAAGCTCTCGTACGTTTATCAGTGCACTGGTTGTGATTCTTTTCATCTTCAGCCACTTGGAAGGACCGTGTCCAAG AACAAAAGTATAAGATACCTTCCTGGATTTGGTCCTGTTGTTGCCCAAGAATGCAGCTACtgtggaaagaaatacaacatGGGGGGGCCCATATGGTCCGCCCCAATCCATGACATGGATTGGGTGACTTCCATTCTTGAAGATGTCAAGTCTATGAGGGATCGGTATCCTGCTTTCAGTCGGATCTTTGCTGTACTGACTACAATTTCGGAG GAATTACCTGATGTTCCTCTATTTTTGAGTTTGCACAATCTCTGTGCAACACTAAAATGCACATCCCCATCTGCTGTGATATTCCGTTCTGCTGTGATTAATGCGGGGTATCGCATATCAGGAACACACATTAACCCTCTGGGCTTGAAAACCGATGCTCCTATGGATGTGATTTGGGATATCATGCGCTGTTGG GTCAAAAACCATCCCGTGAAAGCTCAGCCACCTGATCAGGCCGGAAGTGTCATCCTTGCCAAGGAGCCCATTCTACAG GCTAATTTTGCACGAGCTGTTGCTTCCCTTAGCAAGGCACAGGCCAAAAAGGTTGCAAGATATCTTCCAAATCCCGAGAGACACTGGGGGCCTAAGGTGAGGGCAGGTCGTCGAATTACCAGCAAGCACGCCTCACTTGTTGGCCCAGAGGCAGTTAAAGTAGTGAAGGACCATGAAGAAGGCGATGAGCCCCCAAGCAAGCGTAGCAAGACAGAGGAAGGAGATCCTTCTGCTTGTATATGA
- the LOC105167526 gene encoding alpha-1,4-glucan-protein synthase [UDP-forming] 1, with product MAAAPPPLKDELDIVIPTIRNLDFLEMWRPFFQPYHLIIVQDGDPTKTIKVPDGFDYELYNRNDINKILGPKASCISFKDSACRCFGYMISKKKYIFTIDDDCFVAKDPSGKQINALEQHIKNLLSPSTPLFFNTLYDPFRDGSDFVRGYPFSLREGVPTAVSHGLWLNIPDYDAPTQLVKPRERNTKYVDAVISIPKGTLFPMCGMNLAFDRDLIGPAMYFGLMGDGQPIGRYDDMWAGWCTKVICDHLGLGVKTGLPYIWHSKASNPFVNLRKEYKGIFWQEEIIPFFQAVTLSKEATTVQKCYLELSKQVEDKLGKVDPYFVKLADAMETWIQAWDALNPPNSNSNSKSKSKSK from the exons ATGGCCGCCGCTCCTCCTCCGCTGAAAGATGAGCTAGACATTGTGATTCCGACGATCCGGAACCTGGACTTCCTGGAGATGTGGAGGCCGTTCTTCCAGCCGTACCACCTGATCATAGTCCAAGACGGCGATCCCACGAAGACGATCAAGGTCCCTGATGGCTTCGACTACGAGCTGTATAATCGCAATGATATCAACAAGATCCTCGGTCCTAAGGCTTCCTGCATCTCTTTCAAGGACTCCGCTTGCAGATGCTTTGGCTATATGATCTCCAAGAAGAAGTACATTTTCACTATTGATGATGACTGCTTT GTTGCAAAAGACCCCTCCGGCAAACAGATAAATGCTCTGGAGCAACACATCAAGAATTTGCTCTCTCCATCAACCCCACTTTTCTTCAACACCCTCTATGATCCATTTCGGGACGGCTCAGATTTCGTGCGTGGGTACCCTTTCAGCCTCCGGGAAGGCGTCCCGACCGCCGTCTCTCATGGCCTCTGGTTGAACATACCTGACTATGATGCCCCTACACAGCTTGTCAAGCCTCGTGAGAGAAACACCAA GTATGTTGATGCAGTGATAAGTATTCCAAAGGGCACCCTCTTCCCCATGTGTGGCATGAACCTCGCGTTCGACCGCGATCTCATCGGCCCCGCCATGTACTTCGGCCTGATGGGAGACGGTCAGCCCATCGGCCGATACGACGATATGTGGGCTGGCTGGTGCACCAAG GTGATCTGCGACCACTTGGGACTGGGAGTGAAAACTGGGCTGCCATACATTTGGCACAGCAAGGCAAGCAACCCGTTCGTGAACCTGAGGAAAGAATACAAAGGCATATTCTGGCAAGAAGAGATCATCCCTTTCTTCCAGGCCGTCACACTGTCCAAAGAAGCCACAACTGTCCAGAAGTGCTACCTGGAACTCTCCAAACAGGTTGAAGACAAGCTGGGGAAAGTGGACCCTTATTTTGTGAAGCTTGCAGACGCAATGGAGACGTGGATTCAGGCATGGGATGCGCTTAATCCCCCCAACTCCAACTCCAACTCCAAGTCCAAGTCCAAGTCCAAGTGA